The Nitratidesulfovibrio sp. SRB-5 genome segment TTCAAGGGATCCATCCAGGACATGGATCCCATGGTGGCCAGCCTGGAGCGGGTGTTCAAGAACCAGTTCATCACCGTGCTGGTGGTGGACGATTCGCGCACCCAGCGCGCACAGATCAAGAAGCTGCTGGAAGTGCAGCGCTTTCGCGTGCTGGAGGCCGGGGACGGCGTGGAAGCGCTGGCCGTGTTCGAACAGAACCCGCATACCCGCCTGGTGATTACCGACTACCAGATGCCCAACATGGACGGCATCGAACTGGTGCGCGAACTGCGTGGCCGCCACAAGATGGACCGCGTGGCCATCATCGGGGTGTCTTCGGTGGGGTCCGGCCCGCTTACCGCCCAGTTTCTCAAGAACGGTTCCAACGATTTTCTCACCAAGCCCTTCGAGGTCGAGGAGTTCTACTGGCGCGTCAACCACAACATGGACGTGCTGGACATGATCTGCGACCTCAAGTCGTGCATGGAGACGCTGGAAACGCGCTGAGCCGTCTGTCCCGCCCGTGCTGCCCGTCCTGTCC includes the following:
- a CDS encoding response regulator is translated as MNMTAEAPRTVLIIEDSNVQSKIIRKQIQALTQFDTLIAHTMQDAEALLRDHGQQIFIAIIDLNLPDAPDGEAVDLCLAWKVPSIVLTATFNDEIRRRFIERRVVDYFFKGSIQDMDPMVASLERVFKNQFITVLVVDDSRTQRAQIKKLLEVQRFRVLEAGDGVEALAVFEQNPHTRLVITDYQMPNMDGIELVRELRGRHKMDRVAIIGVSSVGSGPLTAQFLKNGSNDFLTKPFEVEEFYWRVNHNMDVLDMICDLKSCMETLETR